TGACCCTTGGTGATCGTAGCCTCACGCCTCGATGCTGGATCCATGAACGAGCAAATGCCAGACGCAAAGCGGGAGTTCACCCGGCTCTTCAGCTCGACCCGTCGCGGCGCCCACCTCGCCCGGATCGATGCCGTCCGGCACCTGGTCGCCTGGGGGTACGGGGCCGACGTCCCCGCCCTCGTCGTCGCCGAGCTCGCCGCCAACGCCGTCGCTCACTGCCGTGCTCCCGGCCGCGACTTTCAGCTGCACCTCGCCGTCGATCCCGACCGCCCGTCCCTCCTCCGTATCGAACTCTCCGACGCCTGCGCCGACCGGCTGCCACCTCCGCACCCACGTCTCCCGGACGCCGAAGCCGAAGGCGGACGCGGTCTCGTGCTGGTCGCGGCGCTGAGT
The sequence above is drawn from the Streptomyces sp. NBC_01465 genome and encodes:
- a CDS encoding ATP-binding protein produces the protein MPDAKREFTRLFSSTRRGAHLARIDAVRHLVAWGYGADVPALVVAELAANAVAHCRAPGRDFQLHLAVDPDRPSLLRIELSDACADRLPPPHPRLPDAEAEGGRGLVLVAALSLGWGVADRPYGKTVWAEVLLDASEV